A window of Sinomonas terrae contains these coding sequences:
- the pepD gene encoding beta-Ala-His dipeptidase has protein sequence MSTLKSIQPQEVFSFFESLSGIPRGSGNEKEVADWVIGFARDRGLEAVQDEMHCVLVKKPGQHGLEDAPPLILHGHLDMVCEKDEGVVHDFERDPIELRIEGDFITADGTSLGADNGIGVSYILALLDSRDLPHPPLEAVLTAMEEKGKVGAAQFDTGRLSGKRMIDFNWITEKEILAGCSGDVTFTVDIPAEWEPVPDTHSGARLLKVRGLAGGHCEFDIHLERANAVLVLARALNALHSRYDVRIAAPHGGAQNNAIPADAQALVLLRPEDAAGAAALVAELEQTLRREYSISDPGLRLELDSAETPPRAFSAQAGTRFARLTSLVPNGVLSWSLGVPGIVESSNNLGTVRTTPEGARLMSTITAAVTSRKHEILDRVRSLAALAGGGIAVEQYGLDAPEFPYHPGSPLLEVAREAFRDALGEEPDVHVSQCSLELGMFSQKVPGLDIISIGTELHDLHSPKESVNHTSVARVWPLVRTIVGRLR, from the coding sequence ATGTCCACCCTGAAATCCATCCAGCCCCAAGAGGTGTTCTCCTTCTTCGAGAGCCTCTCGGGAATCCCCCGCGGCTCGGGCAACGAGAAGGAAGTAGCCGACTGGGTCATCGGCTTCGCACGCGACCGGGGCCTGGAGGCCGTCCAGGACGAGATGCACTGCGTCCTGGTCAAGAAGCCCGGACAGCACGGCCTCGAAGACGCACCTCCCCTGATCCTCCACGGCCACCTCGACATGGTGTGCGAGAAGGACGAGGGCGTGGTCCACGACTTCGAACGGGACCCGATCGAGCTCCGCATCGAAGGCGACTTCATCACCGCCGACGGGACTTCCCTCGGGGCCGACAACGGCATCGGCGTCTCGTACATCCTCGCGCTGCTCGACTCCCGGGACCTGCCGCACCCGCCCCTGGAGGCGGTCCTGACCGCCATGGAGGAGAAGGGCAAGGTCGGGGCAGCCCAGTTCGACACGGGCAGGCTCTCCGGCAAGCGGATGATCGACTTCAACTGGATCACCGAGAAGGAGATCCTCGCCGGCTGCAGCGGCGACGTCACCTTCACGGTCGACATCCCGGCCGAGTGGGAGCCGGTCCCGGACACGCACAGCGGGGCCAGGCTCCTCAAGGTCCGGGGCCTCGCCGGGGGCCACTGCGAATTCGACATCCACCTCGAACGCGCCAACGCCGTCCTGGTCCTCGCACGGGCACTCAACGCCCTGCACTCCAGGTACGACGTCCGCATCGCAGCCCCGCACGGCGGCGCCCAGAACAACGCGATCCCTGCAGACGCGCAGGCCCTGGTGCTCCTGCGGCCCGAAGACGCCGCCGGCGCGGCAGCACTCGTCGCCGAGCTCGAGCAGACGCTCCGCCGCGAATACTCCATCTCCGACCCCGGCCTACGGCTGGAACTGGACTCGGCCGAGACTCCGCCCAGGGCCTTCTCGGCGCAGGCCGGGACCCGGTTTGCCCGCCTGACGTCTCTGGTTCCGAACGGGGTCCTGAGCTGGAGCCTGGGGGTGCCCGGAATCGTCGAAAGCTCCAACAACCTCGGTACCGTCCGCACGACACCGGAGGGCGCAAGGCTGATGTCGACGATCACCGCGGCGGTGACCTCGCGCAAGCACGAGATCCTGGACCGGGTGCGGTCCCTCGCGGCCCTTGCCGGCGGCGGCATCGCGGTCGAGCAGTACGGGCTCGACGCGCCGGAGTTCCCTTACCACCCCGGCTCGCCGCTCCTCGAAGTCGCCAGAGAGGCCTTCAGGGACGCCCTCGGCGAAGAGCCGGACGTCCACGTCTCCCAGTGCAGCCTCGAACTGGGCATGTTCAGCCAGAAGGTCCCAGGGCTCGACATCATCTCGATCGGGACCGAGCTCCACGACCTCCACTCCCCCAAAGAATCGGTGAACCACACCTCTGTGGCCCGGGTCTGGCCGCTGGTGCGCACCATCGTCGGCCGACTGCGGTGA